Within the Naumovozyma castellii chromosome 1, complete genome genome, the region AAGGTGCAGAGCATCAAGGTGAGGATGCAGTGTTGGAGAAATTTATCAGAACTGGATGGAAACTACTTGATGATTCTGAATTAGGTTGGTATTAATAACTGGTGTATTATATCTTCTGTGTAACATtataaacaaaataattattttaatgaattatgATATACTctttttaattgaattttaaTACTAGAATTTACAGTTGGTTAAATATTTGGGTGGTAATATCATGATAGCCAGGAAATTGGACATCCTCTGAACTTAGCAAACTAAGTGCAATGTATTGTAGCGTTGACTTTTTATTTGGTTTATTCCATATTGATGACGTAATCCATAATAAGGCGCATAATATTAATAGATAACTTTACGAGGTAGCTCTCAGATTAAAGATGCATCTTCCATAAAGGTTCAATTTCAGTTAGTTGAATACCCCTGCTAGACTTCACCCTCCTACTAATAGTACACAGAAATAGTcctcttttgaaattcttatAAGGGACTATAGTTCAACAGAAAGTAAAATATCATCATGGAGATTAATGGTAACACTTTAATACTGATAGTTTTGATCCTCTATCTGTTCTTTTCATCCCCGGGGGGCAATGGAGTGTCGTCGAAATACGAATataatcaaattgaaaagcTGAAGGATCATCTTTCGTCAGAATATCAAACGTTCCAAAAAATGTCATTTAGGGATAATTTTCGAAATATTACAGGTCTAAAACTCAGTTATCAGGATATAATAACAAATCCCAGCATTAATGCTACATACCCAATTGCAGGGAAAGATTATGATAATTGGATACATAATCAAACATATGAATTATTACCAGAcgaaattattcaaaagattAGTACAAAGGTGTGGAATGTTTCAGATAATAACCTAACTAATTTTTATCCGCCAAACATCACCAGCACTTTAATGGGACAGATTAATCTAGtttctaataatgaatacAGCCAACTGAGGATGCCGGTTCCTAGATATTTCGAACCTGCTACAGATTTTGCACAAGATGACCCCCCTGAAGGAGACTCCTATTTCACTGATTGGCCAAATTATGGTGAATTACATAATGTTACTTTTCAAAAGGGAGAATTAAGCATTCAAATTACTCATATTAATAAAGTGTCGGATACAATCAGTGGATATGGTaagaaattcttcaattccCAGGACGAAAACTGGAAATTATTACGGTTAAGAATTGAgttctttgataaattggaaagCGAAAAACACACCATGAACCCGATTGCTATCTATGATATAAGGAGAGGTagaatattatcaatgTCACAGAGTTCTAAATTCCATTCTCTTTTCTCCTTGCCTCATTATATGAGTGTTGGCGGTGGACTCGATAAgggtgatgatgaaaccATATTCAATGAAACCAAGGCCCTCATCAATGATTATTGGAATGGCTCAAACTATATTGATACCCTAACAATGGGAGATTTGGATACTCTGTATGATAATGCCTTATCGAAATGTGAATATACCGTATTCCTTCAGTTGGCACCTTGGAatcaatttgataaagatcaaatgaaaaaaatagatgaagaattaaattggCCACTTGGAAGACCTGTAAATTTAACGAAACTACCACCAGTATCTATTCAGTCGGGACTCCTTTATTCTCCAGATTGTGGAGTTGAGCTACAATTTAATGACGCCTCTGGCGTTAGGTATGAACTTAAAGTAAAAACAATTCGTTCCCATATCCTTTTAGGATTACTTTTATTTGCAGGTCAGatttatttgttattaTGCCAGATGCAGCACACCAATACGCCTTCAAGTATCAATAAGATATCCTTCTAttccttttcaatgattAACTTAGTCGATGGATCGTTGGCAACGCTTTATTTGATTGCTTCAAGTGTCTTACCAGAACTATATCTTCCCTTGATACTAAGTTCCTTTTCCTCCTTTATATTAGCATCGATTTTTGAAACAAGATATCTTATTTCAATATACACATCACAAGCAAATGAACGTGGTGTCAGTATAATAACTTTGTTACGTGGTAATGCTGAAAATAACGACGAGGAGAGAGTTACAAATGCAGATATACCCGATGATGCTTCTATTGGAGCCAGTCTATACGGGagatttttcttctccttaATAATCTTCACCTTCCTTATATTGAGTTCAACTTCCTGGCCACGTAAAATAAGAATGACATTCGAATATATTTGcataattattttgaattcataTTGGGTTCctcaaatatttagaaaTGTTATTAAGGGATTGGCACCAAGACGAGAACGTAGAAGAAATAATTCTCCAATCAATAGAAGACAACACCAAACACCGTTATTATGGAAGTTCATTATTGGTACTACAATTATCAGAACTGTGCCTATAGTATATGTTTTCACATACTCGTCCAATATATTTAGACATCATAGAGATCCACGTTTTGTTGTCTTTCTATCACTATGGTTACTGTTCCAACTTTCTATCATGTATTCGCAGGATATATTAGGTGCACGTTGGTTCCTACCACAACATAGCATACCTGAAggatatatatatttcaaaccAGTATCCTTAGCGCATTTGGCAAAACATGAGGGAGCATCTAAACACACTGCAGATTGTGCTATTTGTATGTCAGAAGTCCCTGTTTATATCgaagaagctgaagaaACACACAATATAGATCAGCATTCTTACATGGTGACACCCTGTGATCATATTTTCCACACCGACTGTTTAGAGAACTGGATGGGATACAAACTACAATGTCCGGTATGTAGGACACCGTTACCACCAATTTAATCAGTAGTATGTGTAGTTAAGCGTGTATTATATACTATAAATAACAcatattttgattataAAGTAACAAGCTATGGATGGAGATAATTCCATTATTCTGCATACTGATGTTGAGTCATATGTTGGAATAGTGTCTTTTTGAAAGCTCCAAAGGTGCTAAAGTTCGAGGCTCggaaatttataaatacGCATATGAGCTTCAAtgagaaaaatatttcaaatggTATGACAACCAATACTAACCCTCTAGACAAAAAATTTAACATTCACAAAGTCTCAACAATGACTAAGTCTACAGAGTATGTCTAGATTTCTTTGTTTGAAATCAGTTTTACCAATTAACCTTGATGAAAAGTATACTAACAAAATAGTTTCGAAGTAATAACGTTAAAGCATGCCTTTTCGATATGGATGGTTTACTACTTAACACAGAGGATATCTATACTATCACATTAAATGAAATCCTAGCAAGATATAGTACTGGTCCATTAACATGGGATGTGAAAATAAGATTACAAGGATTACCAGGTCCTGAGGCTGGGAGAA harbors:
- the TUL1 gene encoding ubiquitin-protein ligase TUL1 (ancestral locus Anc_2.545), with amino-acid sequence MEINGNTLILIVLILYLFFSSPGGNGVSSKYEYNQIEKLKDHLSSEYQTFQKMSFRDNFRNITGLKLSYQDIITNPSINATYPIAGKDYDNWIHNQTYELLPDEIIQKISTKVWNVSDNNLTNFYPPNITSTLMGQINLVSNNEYSQLRMPVPRYFEPATDFAQDDPPEGDSYFTDWPNYGELHNVTFQKGELSIQITHINKVSDTISGYGKKFFNSQDENWKLLRLRIEFFDKLESEKHTMNPIAIYDIRRGRILSMSQSSKFHSLFSLPHYMSVGGGLDKGDDETIFNETKALINDYWNGSNYIDTLTMGDLDTLYDNALSKCEYTVFLQLAPWNQFDKDQMKKIDEELNWPLGRPVNLTKLPPVSIQSGLLYSPDCGVELQFNDASGVRYELKVKTIRSHILLGLLLFAGQIYLLLCQMQHTNTPSSINKISFYSFSMINLVDGSLATLYLIASSVLPELYLPLILSSFSSFILASIFETRYLISIYTSQANERGVSIITLLRGNAENNDEERVTNADIPDDASIGASLYGRFFFSLIIFTFLILSSTSWPRKIRMTFEYICIIILNSYWVPQIFRNVIKGLAPRRERRRNNSPINRRQHQTPLLWKFIIGTTIIRTVPIVYVFTYSSNIFRHHRDPRFVVFLSLWLLFQLSIMYSQDILGARWFLPQHSIPEGYIYFKPVSLAHLAKHEGASKHTADCAICMSEVPVYIEEAEETHNIDQHSYMVTPCDHIFHTDCLENWMGYKLQCPVCRTPLPPI